CATTGCTTCAGCAGCTTCCGCTCAACCTTTGCCCCCGATCGCCAAGAACGACCTTCATTGTCTACCTGTTCGTTTGCTAATACAGTTTGGTCAACCGGGTCCCAGTTCACTGCCGACTCTTTCTGGTACGCCAAGCCAGCCTGGTAGAACTGCAAGAAGATCCACTGAGTCCAGCGGTAGTAGTCTGGAGAGCAGGTCGTGACTTCTCGGCTCCAGTCGAAACAGGTGCCCAGCTTCTGCAACTGCTTCTGCATCTGAGCGACGTTTTTGTAAGTCCACTCGGCGGGTTGAATCCCGCGATCGATCGCCGCGTTTTCAGCAGGCAGACCAAAGGCATCCCAGCCCATTGGGTGCAGCACGCGGTAGCCCTGCATTTTCTTCAGCCGCGCAATCACATCGGCAATGGTATACACCCGCACGTGCCCCATGTGCAGATTGCCCGAAGGATAGGGGAACATGGACAGCGCGTAAAACTTTGGCTTGTTAGGATCTGTAGAGGTCTGGTCTAAGCCTAGCTCAGTCCAAGTTTGCTGCCACTTTTCCTCAATTGCTTTGGGGGTATACCGGGACTCCACGAACGGAACTCCTGCTAAATTTCAGTCATCTGGTTTGCCTAACTATTCTAGTTGCTCGACACGAGTCTATTACATTGCAAATGGATTTCTTGAGAGTCTTTGTCTACGGCACCCTCAAGCCTGGAGAGGTAAATTATCAACGTTACTGTGCAGGCAAAGTCACAGCAGCAACTCCCGCGATCGCCCGTGGTCAGCTCTTTGCTCTAGCCTTGGGCTACCCAGCCATGACTTGGGGAACTCAAATGGTGCATGGTTTCTTACTTAGTTTTGAGGACACAGCTATCTTGGCCCGCTTGGATGCTTTAGAGGATTTTGTCCCAGGGCGATCGCTAGAGCAGAACGAATATCAGCGAGAAGTGATTACGGTTTGCGATTCTGAAGGGCGACCTTTAGGTGATGCTTGGGCTTACCTCATGCATCCTCAGCGCATTCAACAACTTCAAGGCGTCTTACTACCCAATGGAATTTGGAGTGCTCAAAGTTTGCCAGTTGAGTAAACCTTGACAAAATAAAAGAGGCAAAGCATCTTCCACCCATGCTTCACCTCTTCGGTGCCTGATTTTGTGACCTGATGTCGTTGCCTGGAGAACTGAGACCTGCGATCGCTAGAAGTTGTCTAGTGACTCACACTCTTTAGTCTTTCAGTAAACAATTAGCGAATATTGGCGTTGGAATCGTTATAAATGTCGCCATCTACAGCGGCGGGCATAGAAACCGGAGCCTTAGGAATTTGCACCACGGGCTGGTCTAACGCGATCATCAAAGCATCAGAATTAACAGATGACGCTGAGCTTGGCAGTTGCGCGTTTTGAGTTGCACCCGACCCTTCAATCGGGGACTGGGCAAACTGAGGTCTGAACGCATCACTACCAGGCAAGAAGCCTGAAACCGCACCGACAAACAAAGCTGCAACCGCTGCGCCACCCCAAAGCAGAATTTGCTTAGGCCGACGATTAACCCGCTTAAACACAGCATCCACTGTTTGCTCTACGGATTGGCTTGCCGCAGGTACTGGCATCGATTGCAAACCTTGGCGAAGTTCTAGCAAGCGAGTATACAAGCGCTTCACAACGGGGTCTGTTGCTAGCCACTCTTCGACTTGCTTACGTTCTGCGGCGGTGACTTCACCATCCAGGTAAGCACTCAATAATTCAAAGCGATCGCGTTGGAGCATAGAAAGGGCACCCGTAGGTTGATGGGGAGTATCAATCTGTCCAGTGAAACCATCCTCAGAGGATGTGGATTCAGAGCGGTTACGGGACTCAAATTCAGGCATCATTTTTACATCACTACCAGGTCACGCCAGGGAA
This region of Trichocoleus desertorum NBK24 genomic DNA includes:
- a CDS encoding anti-sigma factor yields the protein MMPEFESRNRSESTSSEDGFTGQIDTPHQPTGALSMLQRDRFELLSAYLDGEVTAAERKQVEEWLATDPVVKRLYTRLLELRQGLQSMPVPAASQSVEQTVDAVFKRVNRRPKQILLWGGAAVAALFVGAVSGFLPGSDAFRPQFAQSPIEGSGATQNAQLPSSASSVNSDALMIALDQPVVQIPKAPVSMPAAVDGDIYNDSNANIR
- a CDS encoding gamma-glutamylcyclotransferase: MDFLRVFVYGTLKPGEVNYQRYCAGKVTAATPAIARGQLFALALGYPAMTWGTQMVHGFLLSFEDTAILARLDALEDFVPGRSLEQNEYQREVITVCDSEGRPLGDAWAYLMHPQRIQQLQGVLLPNGIWSAQSLPVE